The following coding sequences lie in one Jonesia denitrificans DSM 20603 genomic window:
- a CDS encoding acyltransferase family protein, producing the protein MTTGSPTPTTSRASRGHRLAPLQPAVPASSPPTAGASAPRTLRLDIQALRAFAVIAVVIYHVWPTALPGGFIGVDVFFVISGFLITGHIYHEITRTGRLALPRFYAKRARRILPPAFLILIASTVAALIFLPSNRWSTTSTEGIASIIYVQNMQLANSSVDYLAQDTANTMFMHFWSLSVEEQFYLVVPLLMIVAAALAARVGGRHKTVTLSALGGLVILSFAASYIRVLDADPTAYFVLLTRLWELGAGSLLAVAIFPSPSARTTRSPHTIFRHIATIWDRYRTPARIIAWYGGWATLVLSLLLIDESTPFPGPGALAPVLATTALIWAHSPRTHGPLWAAVAHPVTQRIGTLSYSMYLIHWPLVIVAPFVTSAPPWITGLGIVFLTLTGAELMYRTVERPLGRLPLTDNHAPRVLAIAAAASLMTAVVVVAPGFLATQAQHEAEQLEQHIAQRTVDGVGGSAISRSSHRAFALDTEVIVPAVDAARQSLPSGAHNGECKSEMGDPFTPECVYGTTNPARADAVIALVGDSHAEHWLPAFEELAQDNNWQVRTYFHSSCPMSFGQRQSDADRGGPCLTANKQTISTLQEAGDIDLIVTSARTDVPWVTDGAPDPATGFTHAWQQLDDVAPIVALTDNPVMLPADGTTDCVALNERNPDACARDVAEAMPVDYLRDAYPIAQELSIDVTLVDTEPWFCTTTTCPAVIGNVLVYRDENHLTATYAATLTDQIEQELVPVLDRS; encoded by the coding sequence GTGACCACCGGTTCACCCACACCGACCACCTCGCGCGCCTCGCGCGGACACCGCCTCGCGCCCTTGCAACCAGCAGTTCCAGCTTCCTCACCGCCCACTGCAGGTGCCAGTGCCCCGCGCACCCTCCGGCTCGACATCCAAGCATTACGCGCTTTTGCCGTCATCGCCGTGGTGATCTACCACGTGTGGCCTACCGCCCTACCCGGCGGATTCATCGGTGTTGATGTCTTTTTTGTCATCTCCGGCTTCCTCATCACCGGGCACATCTACCACGAGATCACCCGTACCGGTCGGCTCGCTTTGCCTCGTTTCTACGCGAAACGCGCCCGACGCATCTTGCCACCGGCCTTCCTGATCCTCATCGCATCCACGGTCGCCGCATTGATATTCCTTCCCTCAAACCGGTGGTCAACCACCTCAACAGAAGGAATCGCGTCGATCATTTACGTGCAGAACATGCAGCTCGCGAACTCCTCGGTCGATTACCTCGCCCAGGACACCGCGAACACCATGTTCATGCACTTTTGGTCGCTCTCGGTCGAGGAACAGTTCTACCTCGTGGTTCCCCTGCTCATGATCGTTGCAGCGGCCCTGGCCGCACGCGTTGGAGGCAGGCACAAAACTGTCACTCTCAGCGCGCTCGGCGGTCTTGTCATCCTCTCTTTCGCAGCCTCATACATTCGCGTCCTCGACGCGGATCCCACTGCCTACTTTGTGCTCCTCACCCGCCTATGGGAACTTGGAGCTGGATCGCTCCTTGCCGTCGCGATCTTCCCGTCCCCCAGTGCACGCACTACTCGCTCACCGCACACGATCTTTCGCCACATCGCGACTATCTGGGACCGCTACCGCACCCCGGCGCGCATCATCGCCTGGTATGGCGGGTGGGCGACTCTGGTCCTTAGCCTTCTCCTCATTGACGAATCCACCCCCTTCCCAGGACCCGGGGCTCTCGCCCCGGTCCTCGCCACAACCGCGCTCATCTGGGCCCACAGCCCCCGAACCCACGGTCCGCTGTGGGCCGCTGTTGCGCACCCGGTGACGCAGCGCATCGGCACCTTGTCCTACTCGATGTACCTCATCCACTGGCCCCTGGTCATTGTTGCCCCGTTTGTCACCTCGGCACCCCCATGGATCACCGGACTCGGCATCGTGTTCCTCACGCTCACCGGGGCGGAGCTCATGTACCGCACAGTGGAACGCCCCCTGGGGCGGTTGCCCCTCACGGACAACCATGCGCCGCGAGTGCTCGCGATCGCCGCTGCTGCCAGCCTCATGACTGCAGTTGTTGTGGTGGCCCCTGGTTTCCTGGCCACCCAGGCACAACACGAAGCTGAACAACTGGAACAGCACATCGCTCAGCGGACAGTCGACGGAGTCGGCGGATCTGCAATTTCCCGGTCCTCACACCGAGCTTTTGCACTCGACACTGAGGTGATCGTCCCCGCAGTGGATGCAGCCCGCCAATCGCTGCCATCAGGTGCACACAACGGGGAATGCAAATCAGAGATGGGAGACCCGTTCACCCCCGAATGCGTGTACGGGACCACGAACCCCGCGAGAGCAGACGCTGTGATCGCCCTCGTCGGAGATTCCCACGCTGAGCATTGGCTCCCCGCGTTTGAAGAACTCGCGCAAGACAACAACTGGCAGGTGCGCACCTACTTCCACTCCTCATGCCCGATGAGTTTTGGTCAACGCCAATCCGATGCGGACCGTGGCGGGCCGTGCCTGACCGCTAACAAACAGACGATATCCACTCTGCAGGAGGCGGGTGATATTGACCTGATCGTGACCTCGGCTCGCACTGATGTCCCCTGGGTCACTGACGGTGCCCCCGACCCTGCCACCGGGTTTACCCACGCCTGGCAACAACTCGACGATGTCGCCCCCATTGTTGCGCTGACGGACAACCCTGTGATGCTGCCCGCAGATGGCACCACCGACTGTGTTGCACTCAACGAGCGCAACCCGGATGCTTGCGCCCGCGATGTGGCAGAAGCGATGCCCGTAGACTACCTGCGCGACGCCTACCCGATCGCCCAAGAACTCAGCATCGATGTCACGTTGGTCGACACGGAACCCTGGTTCTGCACTACCACAACATGCCCTGCCGTCATTGGTAACGTCCTGGTGTATCGCGACGAAAACCACCTCACGGCAACATACGCGGCGACCCTCACAGACCAGATCGAACAGGAGTTGGTTCCTGTCCTTGACCGGTCGTGA